A part of Miscanthus floridulus cultivar M001 chromosome 6, ASM1932011v1, whole genome shotgun sequence genomic DNA contains:
- the LOC136457942 gene encoding isoflavone reductase homolog IRL-like — MASVKSKILVVGGAGFLGRHVVAASARLGHPTVALVRDMAPSDPAKAALLKSFQDAGVTLLKGDLYDQASLVSAVKGADVVISTVGSLQIADQTRLIDAIKEAGNVKRFFPSEFGLDVDRTGIVEPGKSILGGKVAIRRATEAAGIPYTYVVAGYFAGFALPNIGQQLAQGPPTDKAVVLGDGDTKVVYVEEGDIGTYTVLAADDPRAENKTLYIKPPANTLSHNELLSLWEKKTGKTFQREYVPEEAVLKQIQESPIPVNIILSIGHAAYVRGEQTGFEIDPAKGVDATELYPDVKYTTVDEYLNRFL; from the exons ATGGCGTCGGTGAAGAGCAAGATCCTGGTGGTCGGCGGCGCGGGGTTCCTGGGCAGGCACGTCGTGGCGGCGAGCGCGCGGCTGGGCCACCCCACCGTCGCGCTCGTCCGGGACATGGCCCCCTCCGACCCGGCCAAGGCGGCGCTGCTCAAGAGCTTCCAGGACGCCGGCGTGACGCTCCTCAAGGGCGACCTGTACGACCAGGCCAGCCTGGTGAGCGCAGTGAAGGGCGCCGACGTGGTCATCTCCACAGTCGGGTCGCTGCAGATCGCCGACCAGACCAGGCTCATCGACGCCATCAAGGAGGCCGGCAACGTCAAG AGGTTCTTCCCGTCGGAGTTCGGCCTGGACGTGGACCGCACGGGCATCGTGGAGCCGGGCAAGTCGATCCTCGGCGGCAAGGTGGCGATCCGGCGcgccaccgaggccgcgggcATCCCCTACACGTACGTCGTGGCGGGCTACTTCGCGGGGTTCGCGCTCCCCAACATCGGGCAGCAACTGGCCCAAGGCCCGCCCACGGACAAGGCGGTCGTGCTCGGCGACGGCGACACCAAGGTGGTGTACGTGGAGGAAGGCGACATCGGGACCTACACGGTGCTTGCCGCCGACGACCCGCGCGCGGAGAACAAGACGCTGTACATCAAGCCCCCCGCCAACACGCTGTCGCACAACGAGCTGCTGTCGCTGTGGGAGAAGAAGACCGGCAAGACGTTCCAGAGGGAGTACGTGCCCGAGGAGGCCGTGCTCAAGCAGATCCAAG AGTCGCCGATCCCGGTGAACATCATCCTGTCGATCGGGCACGCGGCGTACGTGCGGGGGGAGCAGACGGGCTTCGAGATCGACCCGGCCAAGGGGGTGGACGCCACCGAGCTGTACCCGGACGTCAAGTACACCACCGTCGACGAATACCTCAACCGCTTCCTCTGA